From one Physeter macrocephalus isolate SW-GA chromosome 18, ASM283717v5, whole genome shotgun sequence genomic stretch:
- the IL5RA gene encoding interleukin-5 receptor subunit alpha, which translates to MAPALLILLGATVILQVDLLPDKKFLLLPPVNFTIKAINLAQVLLRWEPNTDQEQRNVQLGYHVKINAPQEEDYETRNTESRRVTILRKGFSASVQTVPWNDRSLQPSSWVSAELKAPPGSPGTSIVNLTCTTNTKANNYTHLLPYQVSLHCTWLVGKDAPEDTQYFLYYRYGSWTEECQEYSKDTLQRNIACWFPKTFINSKGRDLLAVYVNGSSEEAAIKPLDELFALHAIDRVNPPAKVTAEIEGTCLSIQWEKPVSAFPVHCFDYEVKIYNTRKGYFQTEKTTTNTFISVTDGISEYSIQVRAAVSSVCRAVGPSGEWSQPIYVGNDEQNPWTKWFLIAVTVTICFILLIFLLICRICHLWTKLFPPVPAPKSNIKEFFVTINYEKTGSSETEIEVISHAEEAGSETLEDSVF; encoded by the exons ATGGCACCTGCATTACTGATTCTTTTGGGGGCCACAGTGATACTGCAAGTAGACTTACTTCCTGATAAAAAAT ttttacttctcccacCTGTCAATTTCACCATTAAAGCTATCAATTTAGCTCAAGTTCTTTTACGCTGGGAACCAAATACTGATCAAGAACAAAGAAATGTCCAGCTAGGGTATCACGTGAAAATAAATGCTCCACAAGAAGAAGAT TACGAAACCAGGAACACTGAGAGCAGACGCGTAACCATCCTTCGTAAAGGCTTTTCAGCAAGTGTGCAGACGGTCCCGTGGAACGACCGCTCTCTCCAGCCAAGCAGCTGGGTTTCCGCGGAACTTAAAGCCCCACCAG GGTCTCCTGGAACCTCAATTGTGAATTTAACTTGCACCACGAACACCAAGGCAAATAATTACACACACTTACTGCCGTACCAAGTCTCTCTTCACTGCACCTGGCTTGTTGGCAAGGATGCCCCTGAGGACACGCAGTATTTTCTCTACTATAG GTATGGCTCTTGGACTGAAGAATGCCAAGAATACAGCAAAGACACCTTGCAGAGAAATATCGCCTGCTGGTTTCCCAAGACTTTTATCAATAGCAAAGGGCGCGACTTGCTTGCAGTGTATGTTAACGGCTCAAGCGAGGAAGCTGCGATCAAGCCTTTGGATGAGCTCTTTGCCCTTCATGCCATTG ATCGAGTAAATCCTCCAGCAAAAGTCACAGCAGAGATTGAAGGAACTTGTCTCTCCATCCAATGGGAGAAACCAGTTTCTGCTTTTCCGGTCCACTGCTTTGATTACGAAGTGAAAATTTACAACACAAGGAAGGGGTATTTTCAG acAGAAAAAACGACGACCAATACATTCATCTCTGTAACTGATGGTATTTCTGAGTATTCCATTCAAGTGAGAGCAGCAGTGAGCTCCGTGTGCAGAGCGGTGGGACCCTCCGGTGAGTGGAGTCAGCCTATTTACGTGG gAAACGATGAGCAGAATCCCTGGACAAAATGGTTCCTTATTGCAGTTACGGTGACCATCTGCTTTATCTTGTTAATTTTCTTACTCATCTGCAGAAT ATGCCACTTATGGACCAAGTTGTTTCCACCTGTTCCGGCACCAAAGAGTAATATTAAAGAATTCTTTGTAACCATCAACTATGAG